Below is a window of Salvelinus fontinalis isolate EN_2023a chromosome 14, ASM2944872v1, whole genome shotgun sequence DNA.
AAGGAGAGAAGGCCAGGTTGGACTATAGAGACGCAGCCCCAGTTCAGAGGGAGAAGGTCTGTGGGGGTCTGGCTGTTCCATCAGGTCAGACTGTGTTCTCCATCATCATCAGTAGCTGTACATGGACAGGGGAGTATCCTCCATCATATCATCCTAAACAGGGgaaaacacaacaggatgtcagCAGGAACAGGAGTAAACGGTGAGCGCTGGTCAAGATGACAGGTGCTGATTGAAGAAAACGCTAATGCTAACAATGGCTACTTAGTGTAATAGCTCACAAAAGAAGACTGACGCTTAcgcaagtcttcaggtctcattAATGTTAAGCGTTACACTGTCTCTTCACCTAACCACTTGTGTTCCATTGTCTCACCATAGGCAGGTCCTGGAGCCTGCGGAACTCAGGCCGCTGGTCCCGTCGTCGCATTTTGATGAAGAGGAGCAGGGTGATGATGGCTGCAGTGACGATGAAGACTGACACTAGTCCAGCTAGGAGAGGGTCCAGGGCAGGTCCACCACTATGGAACACTGGTTCCCCTGCTCGGGTGAGGGGAAcatattatactatatatatataccacgggaggttggtggcaacttttttttttttttttgtatcccattttctccccaattttcgtggtatccaatcgctagtaattactaccttgtctcatcgctacaactcccgtacgggctcgggagagacgaaggtcgaaagccatgcgtcctccgaagcacaacccaaccagccgtactgcttcttaacacagcgcgcctccaacccggaagccagccgcaccaatgtgtcggaggaaacaccgtgtacctggcccccttggctggcgcgcactgcgcccggcccgccacaggagtcgctggagcgcgatgagacaaggatatccctaccggccaaaccctccctaccccggacgacgctatgccaattgtgcgtcgccccacggacctcccggtcgcggccggctgcgacagagcctgggcgcgaacccagagactctggtggcgcagttagcactgcgatgcagtgccctagaccactgcgccacccgggaggccggttGGTGGCAACTTAATTGGGGGGACGGACTTGTGGTAATGGCTCTAGTGGAATGGTATCCAAAACATCAAACACACGGTTTCCAtgcgtttgatgccattccatttgctccgttccagccattattatgatccgtcctcccctcagcagcctcctgtgatataTAACATAATGtattaaaatattaaatatatcatATTATAAAATATAAACACAAGCTATTAACAGGATGTCTTACAAAGAGAATAAGACAGACTTGATTGTAGGGTagtgacagagagagcgagcaagcccGGGGCTTTCTGGGCATAGGACTAAACTGATGCACCCAGCAATGAACTGGCATCCCAACAAAAGCTATGCTGTTCTTTGTTTCCCTGCAcaagtctgcccccccccccccccccacctaaacATTTAAGGGTACTATCAGCACCACCACCCCACAATCATCTCTCTGTCTGGCAAGAGACAGAGCCAGTCATGGGACTGACAACTGGACCGTTTAGGTTTAGTGTGTGTGGTTTTATTAGACCGGGGTTGGATGTCTCCCCCCTTTATACGCCAGAGAGATCATAGTATATAATACTGTGGTTGCTGCTGTTTCATAACAAATAACAAAACTCTagcaacataacacacacacacgcatacacaacgAATCCATCTACTCACCTTCCACCACATTGAGCTGAGAGGGGATGTCGGCATGCGTTTTAGCCTGAGATGGAGGGCTGCTGGCTGGGGTGGAAGCCGGGAGAGGGGTGATGCTGGATGTCTGGGTCTGGGGCTCAGACGTAGGTAGAGCTGGGGgagaggtggtggtagtggtggtgggaaAGGGACTGAGGGGCTGTTTAGGCTGGATAGGGTTAGAGGTAtctgggttagggctgggggttGAGCTGGGCTGGGGGGCAGCGGAGGTGTTGGTTGGGTGGGTCTCAAGCCTAGTAGGGGCTGGGGAAGCAGTGGTGGTGATGGGTGAGCGAGTTTTGGAGGGATGAGGGGCATGGCTggatggagtggtggagtggacaggtgtgtgtgtgggggtggtggAAGGTTTGTGAATGAGGACTGtggttgtgggtgtgtgtgtaggggcaGTGTGGTTGTCAGAGGGAGCATCAGAGGGCTGTACGGTTTCTTCAGTGAGGTTCTCTGGGCCAGGGGTCTTCTCAGGGATGGGAGTGGGGGCAGGGACCCCCACACTGGTGgctagaagagagaagaagaaaggttTTTAAGGGAAAATCAACACAAAGAAAAGAAGGACCCATTAATGTATTAAGTTTACAAAACTTTTTATCAATTAGGAAAGAAATTGATAGGTGAAAAGTCACAGTCAATATCTGCATAAAAAAACATTCAACAAGAAAAAAAACAGTTGAACGCACACACACTCCAATTAGCAGTGTATCTTCTAACTCCCAGCCAGAggtcacagaggagagacaagcAGCAGTGTATCTTCTAACTCCCAGCCAGAggtcacagaggagagacaagcAGCAGTGTATCTTCTAACTCCCAGCCAGAggtcacagaggagagacaagcAGCAGTGTATCTTCTAACTCCCAGCCAGAGGTCACAGAGGAGACAAGCAGCAGTGTATCTTCTAACTCCCAGCCAGaggacacagaggagagacaagcAGCAGTGTATCTTCTAACTCCCAGCCAGAggtcacagaggagagacaagcAGCAGTGTATCTTCTAACTCCCAGCCAGAggtcacagaggagagacaagcAGCAGTGTATCTTCTAACTCCCAGCCAGAggtcacagaggagagacaagcAGCAGTGTATCTTCTAACTCCCAGCCAGAggtcacagaggagagacaagcAGCAGTGTATCTTCTAACTCCCAGCCAGAggtcacagaggagagacaagcAGCAGTGTATCTTCTAACTCCCAGCCAGAGGACACAGAGGAGACAAGCAGCAGTGTATCTTCTAACTCCCAGCCAGaggacacagaggagagacaagcAGCAGTGTATCTTCTAACTCCCAGCCAGaggacacagaggagagacaagcAGCAGTGTATCTTCTAACTCCCAGCCAGaggacacagaggagagacaagcAGCAGTGTATCTTCTAACTCCCAGCCAGAGGACACAGAGGAGACAAGCAGCAGTGTATCTTCTAACTCCCAGCCAGaggacacagaggagagacaagcAGCAGTGTATCTTCTAACTCCCAGCCAGAggtcacagaggagagacaagcAGCAGTGTATCTTCTAACTCTCAGCCAGaggacacagaggagagacaagcAGCAGTGTATCTTCTAACTCCCAGCCAGaggacacagaggagagacaagcAGCAGTGTATCTTCTAACTCCCAGCCAGAggtcacagaggagagacaagcAGCAGTGTATCTTCTAACTCCCAGCCAGaggacacagaggagagacaagcAGCAGTGTATCTTCTAACTCCCAGCCAGaggacacagaggagagacaagcAGCAGTGTTGTGATGAGATAATATATACCTGTAAAACCTCCCAGAGGATACAGatacagagagtgagtgaggtgCAGGTGGTGGGGGTGTATGTTTGCAATgagccaatgtgtgtgtgtgtgtgtgtgcgcgtgtgttagGCTCCAAACTTTCTCACCTTTCTGTGCGAAATCACACTGCATTTAATCACAGcgcacctctcctcctcctcctccacccccctctagTTCTACACTCTGCCCTCTTCCTGTATGCCTAACAACACTGTTTCTTGCTGTTAATTCTCTCATGATCTTGTTTTTCCCTTAATTTATCCCTCTTCTGTCTATCTCATGTCTCCCTTTGTGCTCTAGTTAGTAAACTCAACAGTATCCTCCTTTTAAGGACCATGTACTGtcttctagtgtgtgtgtgtgtgtgtgtgtgtgtgtgtgtgtatgtgtgtgtgtgtcatcaccTCAGCCCAGTCACAGCTCTCCACTCTGCTTGTGCTGTGTCTGACTATGTTGTGGCTTCTAAGTACCCCTGATCTAAGGTGGCATGGCTCTAAATAGACTGAGAACAAGCTCAACAAATTATATGTTATGTTTAAATGTATGTTTAAATGTCAAATTTGAAATTTTATTTGATTAAATAATAAAGTAGTCCTCCGAACCAATACAATTCCATTCATTCTATTTTTTATCTTGTACAGTACATTTACCTGGGACCTCTTTTACCACTACGACTGCTGTGTCGTTGCTACTGCtattgctgctgttgctactgctgctgttgttgttggagAGCCCTCCATCAGTGAGATTGCTGGCTGGCTTTGGGGAGTCTGTGCtggggagggacagagagcctggaggagagggagaacctCCAGGGAGGGGTGCCTGAACAGCCCCGGACATACCTAGGGTCAGAGGTCCGTCTGAGGGAGAGGAGTGAGCACCGGGGTCCTGGCCTGGAGAAGAGAGACAATCAGGGTGACATTTTGACGTTCAGTTAATATGAGTGTGTTGCTGAAGCAGTGCACAATAAGGAATGACGTAAGGAAAGTCATCAAATAGTATTTTCATGATCTCTGAAATAAGCCAATCTGTGAATGATGCCTTTCTTCCGTCAGATAGTCCTTGTTTTCCagaagaatgacagatctattagATCCCTTCAGGACAAGTTAGGATCATTTCTTCCAACTCCTCCTGAGAAGGGGAGGCTGCTCTATTTTTAAAGAAGTGtagacagagaggatagatggTCTACTGGAATAGATGGTGAGGCAGAATACAGATGTAACATATATTATTCAACTCTGGTCTATGTCTGCTAAGGAGGAGACATAGGGGACATGCTGAGAATTGGATTCCTTTTAAAGGACTGACATCACGTAAAATATGCATATTCAAACACCACTATCTGTGACTGTCTATTGCTATCTGTTAAACAACACAATTCTTATGCAATTAAGGAAAGCTTGATCCAAAGTGAGCTGACATTTGGAACCCATACAATAGCCAAGcagtaacctttaactaggcaagtcagttaagaacaaattcttattttcaatgacagcctaggaacattgggttaactgccttgttcaggggcagaacgacagatttgtaccttgtcagctcggggattcaagcttgcaacctttcagttactagtccaatgctctaaccactaggctacgctgccgaccTTAATTTAAGAAGATGAGCATCAGATTAGATAATTAGATTCACTAATCTCTCTTGTTCGTGTTCAATCTCTCTTGCCCTGCCTAAAC
It encodes the following:
- the LOC129810516 gene encoding mucin-2 isoform X2, yielding METKILVALCALILSLGSNVEGQDPGAHSSPSDGPLTLATSVGVPAPTPIPEKTPGPENLTEETVQPSDAPSDNHTAPTHTPTTTVLIHKPSTTPTHTPVHSTTPSSHAPHPSKTRSPITTTASPAPTRLETHPTNTSAAPQPSSTPSPNPDTSNPIQPKQPLSPFPTTTTTTSPPALPTSEPQTQTSSITPLPASTPASSPPSQAKTHADIPSQLNVVEGEPVFHSGGPALDPLLAGLVSVFIVTAAIITLLLFIKMRRRDQRPEFRRLQDLPMDDMMEDTPLSMYSY
- the LOC129810516 gene encoding mucin-2 isoform X1, with protein sequence METKILVALCALILSLGSNVEGQDPGAHSSPSDGPLTLGMSGAVQAPLPGGSPSPPGSLSLPSTDSPKPASNLTDGGLSNNNSSSSNSSNSSSNDTAVVVVKEVPATSVGVPAPTPIPEKTPGPENLTEETVQPSDAPSDNHTAPTHTPTTTVLIHKPSTTPTHTPVHSTTPSSHAPHPSKTRSPITTTASPAPTRLETHPTNTSAAPQPSSTPSPNPDTSNPIQPKQPLSPFPTTTTTTSPPALPTSEPQTQTSSITPLPASTPASSPPSQAKTHADIPSQLNVVEGEPVFHSGGPALDPLLAGLVSVFIVTAAIITLLLFIKMRRRDQRPEFRRLQDLPMDDMMEDTPLSMYSY